The following is a genomic window from Gemmatimonadota bacterium.
CCGGTTCCCTGACCCCACGCATAGGCACTCATGGACCGCCGTGTGATCTGGGCGATTGGGCTGATGATGGTCATCGCCATCGCCCCCACCTTCTTCCTCAAGCCGCCGGCCAAGCCGGTGGTGACGGCCGCCGATTCGGCGACCCGGCAACCCGGCGACTCGACGGCGCGTGATACCGGGCGGGTGCTGGGCCGCGACAGCGCGTTCGGCCCCGTGGGCGTGGTCGAGCCCGATGGCAGCATCCGCCCCACCGCCGACACCATCACCGTCTCGGGCCCGCTCTACACCTACGCCTTCAGCACCCGCGGCGGCGCGATGGTGCAGGCCACGCTCGCCCGCTACAACGCCCTCGACCCGATCGGGAAGGGCCAGCCGGTCGAGCTGCTGCCCGCCCCGATCCACCAGCTCGCGCTGAACGTCGGCAACGACACGCTGCCGCTGGCCGGGTGGGACTTCACGCCGGTCGGCGGCGCGGCGGCCCGGCGGCTCGAGGCGAAGGGCTCGCCCGAGACGCTCACCCTGCAGGGGAGCCGCGGCGGCGTCACGGTGGAGCTCAGCTACACCTTCCGCCCCGAGGACTACCTGATCGGGGTGCGCGGCCGGGTCAGCGGCCTCGGGCCGGTGGGCGGGCACCTGCTCATCGACATGGGGAGCGGCTTCCGCCAGACCGAGGCCGACAGCGCGGCCAACTACTACGAGTTCGGCCTGGTCACCAAGACCGACGAGTCGCAGCTCACCAAGTTCTCCTCGCTCGACCCGCTGGAGCGGCGCACCATCGAGGGCCCGCTCGAGTGGGCCGCGGTGAAGGCCAAGTACTTCGTGGCCGCGGTGCTGGTGGTCGACTCCGGCGCGGCGCAGCTCTCCGGCGCCACGGCGCAGGCGCTGCCCGCCGCCAAGAAGCCCACCCACGCGCAGGTCACCTTCGGCATGCCGCTCGCGGCCGCCGGCGACTTCCAGTACCGCATCTACCTGGGCCCGATGGAGTACCCACGGCTCAAGGCGATCGGCCACGGCTTCTACGACATCAATCCCTACGGCTGGCCCGGCTTCCGCACCATGATCCGGCCC
Proteins encoded in this region:
- the yidC gene encoding membrane protein insertase YidC, coding for MIWAIGLMMVIAIAPTFFLKPPAKPVVTAADSATRQPGDSTARDTGRVLGRDSAFGPVGVVEPDGSIRPTADTITVSGPLYTYAFSTRGGAMVQATLARYNALDPIGKGQPVELLPAPIHQLALNVGNDTLPLAGWDFTPVGGAAARRLEAKGSPETLTLQGSRGGVTVELSYTFRPEDYLIGVRGRVSGLGPVGGHLLIDMGSGFRQTEADSAANYYEFGLVTKTDESQLTKFSSLDPLERRTIEGPLEWAAVKAKYFVAAVLVVDSGAAQLSGATAQALPAAKKPTHAQVTFGMPLAAAGDFQYRIYLGPMEYPRLKAIGHGFYDINPYGWPGFRTMIRPIAVGARWLLVSMHENLGLAYGIVLVLFGVLIRIVLWPLNQKGMRASIRMQALQPEMQRLQDKFKDDPARMQKEVMELYKREGVNPFSGCWPLLLPWPILLALFFVLSNSIELRGQSFLWLPDLALKDPLYIIPVVMGLSMFAVNKVGMAGMPPNPQSKMMLYFLPVMMTVMFVNFASGLNLYYAVQNIVSIPQQWYLAKERLKAKPPEVGTKKG